A region of the Methyloprofundus sedimenti genome:
TATCTTGATAGATGCGCTGCATGGCATTAATCAGATCGCTTAGTTCCTGATGTATTTCAATTTTTGTGGTTGCCGGCCCGCCACCAGCTAAGCGACTACGCTTTAACACCCGATTCATCAACCTTTGCATATGAATTGTTTGGGAATTTAGTGTATTGCAGATGTCAGGTTGAGCCTGTAACGCTTCTTCATTAACTAATTGTTGCACGACTGTCAAAGGTGTTTTCAGCGCATGGGCTAAATCACCTAGACTATTGCGTGAATCTTGCAGGCGTTGCTGCAAAACACTGAGTAATCGATTAACTTCAGAAACCAGTAATGCAACTTCTTCCGGGACATCGGTATCAAGCTGTGTTCTTTCTCCACGCTCCAGACTATCAATTTGTATCTGGATGCGTTTTAACGGTCGAAAGCTTAAGCGTAAAATAATAATTTGGATGCCTAACAGCAATGCCAGTAACAGCAACGCAATCATTGAATAGCGATGCTGAAAGTTATCCATAATAACCAGGGAAGGGGATAAATTCTCGGCAACAGCAATAGTGATCGTCTGCCCTTGTATTTTATAGGCGGACACCAGCATAATTAAAGGCTGCTGTTGAGGACCTGTCCGGTACAATTGCTGTGTTTCACCTGCAGCTAAAAGTGGCATGGCGAAATCCTGATCCCAGAGCGATCGTGAACGGAGCACATTATTATTCAGGACAATACGAAAATATTGTCCCGAAAAAGGACGTAAGTAAACTGGCTCAATTTGTTTGGAGTCCAGACTCAGTTGTCCCTGTTGATCAATATTGATTGCCTGCAACAGGCTTTCACCATCGTGCTGTAAGTGCATCGCAATGTATTGTTCGGATAAATCTGCTATCGAGTGTGTTGTCACCTGCCATAACAGCAAAAAAACCAGCATCAGGCTGATGGACAATCCCAGGCTTAGTCGTAGCTGTAGCGACTTCATCTGGCATGCTCATTAAAAACATAACCTTGCCCCCGACGAGTTTCAAAATAATCTTTACCCAGTTTTTTGCGTAAATGATTAACATAAACTTCAATCACATTGCTGTCCTTATCTGAATTTAGATCATAGACCTGGTCTGTCAATTTTGATTTACTCAATATTTTCCCGGGATGTAACATAAAATAACGTAATAATTTGAATTCAATACCGGTTAATTCAATAGCGGTATTGTCTGATAACGTTACTTGTTGTCGCTCTTCATCCATCAGCCAGTCCCCCACCTTTAAAATTCCGCCAGGCTGGTGATTCACACGTAGTATCAACGCATTGATACGGGCTAGTAATTCTTCAATATGAAAAGGCTTGGCCAGGTAATCATCAGCGCCGGCTTTAAAGCCATCGACTTTTTCATGCCAGGCATCTCTTGCCGTAAGGATAATAACTGGAAGAGAATTGCCCCTGGCACGCCAATTTTGCAAAACTGTTAAGCCATTCCGTTGTGGTAAGCCAAGGTCCAGTATGGCCAAAGCATAAATGTCTTCCTGACCCAAATATTCAGCTTCAATGCCGTCTTGGGCTACATCAACAGAATAGCCTGCCTTTTCCAGTGACTTCTTTAGCGTCTTGATCAGATTTGTATCATCTTCAACCAATAGTAAGCGCATATTTAATGATCTTTTTGTTTCATTAGTAACTCCCCGGTAGTGGCATCCACTCTCAATTTCCAGATGATCCCCTGTCGATCAAGTAACTCGATTTGATAAATATATTGCTCATGCTCTGTTTCCAGTTCGACTTCTATTACCTGGCCGGGATATTGTTCTGAGTACTGTCTAAGAATAACCTCCAGAGGTTTTATTTTGTCAGAATCACGCAGTCGTTTTGCGATATCATGATCCGTTTGTCCCAGGCTTGCTGAACAAAAGACAAACACAAACAAAGTACTTGCAAGCATTTTGATAGCCACTTTTTTCATATTCAATAACAGATAAATGTAGTTTAAATAAGATTTATTATTGCTAAGCCTTAAAAAAAGTAACCCGACAAAGCAGGTTACTGATAAGTTATTCCAGGTTATCTGGTTTTTCCGCAGACTTTTTATATCCATTCCACATCGATTTAACTAGATTTTCTTTGTGTATATAGCTTTCAAAGCCCACACCAAGAATATGCACAAACACTAAAAATAGCGTGAAATTTGCAAAAAATTCATGCGATTCTTCCCAAAGTTCTTCATAGTCAGAGCCGACAATACCTGCCAAAGGTCCTGCCGCTTGATCAGCAGCATAAACCGCAAAACCGGTAACGCAAGTCACTAGTAAACTAACCAATAATAAAACAATCATTGCCGCACCTGCCGGATTATGACCTATGTAACGTTTGGCTTTTAAGGCGAAAGCATCCTTAATGTAGTTTACAGATTGAATGGGATTACATAAAAAATTACCAAAACGGGCATACTGATTGCCAGCGACTCCCCAAATAAGTCTGAATATCAATAGGCCTGTAATCAGATAGCCCGCCCAGACATGCACAGTTAATAAATCATCTTCGGTAAAATAAGCAACAAAAAAACCTGCGACCAACAGCCAGTGAAAAATTCTAAGCGGAAGATCCCATACTCTAACAATATTATTTGCATTCATTTTTAATACTCCTTTGTAAAATTAGTCTCTACTATATTCATGTAAGCTTAAATAAAGCTGAAAATTTATGGGTATAAAACAGCATTTGTATGCACTTATTGCAAAGTAAACGAGAATGGCTGGATTTAATTCCTTTTGCATCTGCGCTACGGTTTGGTTATTTGCCCTTTTTTAAATTATCTACCGAAATTTGTAGTATGCTTAATTTATAGATGATCACATTGATAGGGCCTTATACTCCCATAGTCCCTGGATTTCCATTTCTGCTCCGTTGACTCTAGTTTTTCCAATATAACTAGCACGAACATATAACTATTATGACAAAACCTCCGCAATCGACAAGCAAGTCAAAATCAGAAAATATCATTGCTGTGTTAAGCCTGCTGGGTATCAGCGTTTTCCTTTTGATACATTATGTTTTTGATAGTGGGCATGAAATATATACGCTATCCTTACATACTTCTTTAGCTTCTGCGCTTGCCAACGTCTACGAAGGTCAATTTATTTACCAGATTTCTTTGGGTGAGTTGCCCTTGATGAGCGTTTTGATATTAGGGGGAGTTCCTTTACTTTACCAGCTCAGCGTAAAACTATTTGAGGGTAATTTCGGTGCTGATCTGCTGGCAGGAATATCCATCGTTACCGCGGTATTACTGGACGAATATTTGGCAGGTAGTCTGGTCGTGTTAATGCTATCCGGTGGTGCGGTACTCGAATCCTACGCAGTAAAAAAAGCATCTTCTGTCCTTGAAGCCCTGGCTAATCGGATGCCTTCAATTGCGCATAGAAAATCGAATGATAAGCTTATTGATATAGGAACCGAGCAAGTTATTATTGGTGACACCCTATTGATTCTCCCGCATGAAATCTGTCCGGTTGACGGCACAGTTCTGGAGGGTTCCAGTGCCATGGATGAATCCTATTTAACGGGTGAACCGTACATGATGTCGAAAATATGCGGGTCGCAAGTACTGTCAGGGGCGATCAACGGGGATTCTGCACTGACCATTCGAGCAGATAAATTAGCTGTCGATTCGCGTTATGCCAAAATCATGGAAGTCATGCATTCGTCAGAACAACATAGACCTAAACTCAGACGCCTGGGTGATCAACTGGGCGCACTTTACACGCCGCTAGCCGTTGCCATTGCTGTACTGGCCTGGATGGCCAGCGGCGATGTCATACGTTTTCTGGCGGTACTGGTCATTGCTACTCCTTGCCCATTATTAATCGGTATACCGGTGACTATTATCAGTTCAATTTCACTGGCCGCGCGTCGTGAAATCATTATCAAGAACCCCGCTATTCTGGAAACCATCGGCACTTGCCGTACTGCTATTTTTGATAAAACAGGTACGCTGACTTATGGCCGTCCATCCCTGACTGCAATAAAAACCAGCGGTGCCTATACAGAACAGCAGGTACTGAGCTTAATCGCCAGTCTGGAGGTCTATTCCAAACATCCCTTATCCAGTGCGATTGTTAAAGCCGCAAAAAAATCGGCTTTAACATTATTAAGTGTCGTCAATATTAAAGAGTTACCAGGTGAAGGTCTTAAAGGCACTGTTGAGGGAAAATTAATCCAGATTACCAGCCGCAAAAACTTTCTGGCCAAACAGCCTGAAGCATTAGCAGCGTTACCTTCGCTCAGTGGCGGTCTTGAATGCATCGTTTTAATTAATGATACTTATGCGGCGACGCTGCAATTTCGAGATGAAGTACGCTCCGATAGCTCATCATTTATCAGTCACTTACAGCCTAATCATTTGTTTGAAAAAGTCATGCTGGTATCTGGTGATCGGGAATCAGAAGTTCATTTTCTGGCTGAACAAGTCGGCATTAAGCATGTTTACTTTAGCCAGGGTCCTGAACAAAAACTTGAATTGGTGCGTGCTGAAACCAAAAATGCAAAAACTGTATTTCTAGGTGATGGCATTAATGACGCGCCTGCATTAACTGCAGCTACCATCGGTATAGCCTTTGGTCAAAACAGTGATATCACCGGTGAATCCGCGGATGCGGTGATCATGAACAGTTCGCTACTAAAAGTCGATGAACTATTTCACATTGGCGCACGTATGCGCTCTATTGCCTTACAAAGCGCGGTAGGCGGTATGGCTTTGAGTGTTATCGGTATGGTCTTTGCCGGCCTTGGTTATCTGTCGCCAGTCGCTGGAGCTGTTACCCAGGAGGTTATTGATGTCTTTGCGGTTTTAAATGCATTGCGGGCGGCTATTCCTCCGAAATCACTTTCGGATTTTTAATACAGATGTAATCATACCTTTATTGCCCGTTACATGGCAGCATATGAGTTTTATTGAAAAATATGAACTTTATAATGGAGAAGAGCTTATCAAAAGTTTTATTGACTCTTCTGAACGCGATATTTTGTCTACAGGACACTAATACAAATGGATATAGAGATTTATGCATACAAGCCGTTCTTTTAGTTAATTAAACACTAATGGATTTGAGAAATTAAAATGCAACAAACTACAACTTTGATTCTTATGTTTATCGTAAGCGCATTCATGCTCTCAGGATGTTCGACACCGATTAACGTAAAGCATGTAAATATTCAGGATGCTTATCGTATTAACACGACTAACGCGCTGTCAACTAATACGCCGTCGGATGCCTCACGCATCGTGCTCAGACGGCAAGGATTGCTGGATAGATTCGAAACTGAGCCTACTGTGGTGCTGGCCGAACTGCATAATAGTCTTGAACCCGTGGGCGATGAGGATCGGTTATTTGCGCTGGCCGAACTTTCTATGCTGCATGCCAGGAATACCAAAGACCGCGCCTATTTTTTGGCATCAGCCGTGTATGCCTGGTCACTGCTGTTTCCAGGAAATGGATTGGAGATACAGATACTACCATCTGATCCAAGACTCCGACTTAGCTATGATATTTACAATCAAGCCGTTGCTCAAGGTTTGGCTGCAGACGATGATGCAGAAGAAAACGAAGTGCGTCTGCAAGCCGGGAATTACAAACTTCCATTCGGCACACTACAGCTAAGCCTGGATGAATCTGGGATGGTGTGGGGTGGATATCCCCTAGACCAATTTATTTCAACAAATGCTCTGGAAATTGATGGTCTCAGAAATCGTTACCTTAACTCTGGAATCGGTGTTCCATTAGCAGCAAGTCTTGCAAAAAAACAGGTGTCAGAAAACAAGGTTGCTGGTTCAGATCGCCTTGGACCCTTCATAAAAGTTCCCGTTACTGCATTGTTGCGTTTTGAAAACGCGCGCACCAA
Encoded here:
- a CDS encoding sensor histidine kinase, producing the protein MKSLQLRLSLGLSISLMLVFLLLWQVTTHSIADLSEQYIAMHLQHDGESLLQAINIDQQGQLSLDSKQIEPVYLRPFSGQYFRIVLNNNVLRSRSLWDQDFAMPLLAAGETQQLYRTGPQQQPLIMLVSAYKIQGQTITIAVAENLSPSLVIMDNFQHRYSMIALLLLALLLGIQIIILRLSFRPLKRIQIQIDSLERGERTQLDTDVPEEVALLVSEVNRLLSVLQQRLQDSRNSLGDLAHALKTPLTVVQQLVNEEALQAQPDICNTLNSQTIHMQRLMNRVLKRSRLAGGGPATTKIEIHQELSDLINAMQRIYQDKKLSIALNVPEKISVLFDREDMLELAGNLVDNACKWAHSSVQISIFLDSNFQLIIEDDGPGVSTADLSKLNLRGTRLDESTPGHGLGLSIAQCIVNQNGGELTFGRSSKLGGFRVVVQLPLVILPSETI
- a CDS encoding cytochrome b/b6 domain-containing protein; this encodes MNANNIVRVWDLPLRIFHWLLVAGFFVAYFTEDDLLTVHVWAGYLITGLLIFRLIWGVAGNQYARFGNFLCNPIQSVNYIKDAFALKAKRYIGHNPAGAAMIVLLLVSLLVTCVTGFAVYAADQAAGPLAGIVGSDYEELWEESHEFFANFTLFLVFVHILGVGFESYIHKENLVKSMWNGYKKSAEKPDNLE
- a CDS encoding PepSY domain-containing protein; this translates as MKKVAIKMLASTLFVFVFCSASLGQTDHDIAKRLRDSDKIKPLEVILRQYSEQYPGQVIEVELETEHEQYIYQIELLDRQGIIWKLRVDATTGELLMKQKDH
- a CDS encoding response regulator transcription factor, which produces MRLLLVEDDTNLIKTLKKSLEKAGYSVDVAQDGIEAEYLGQEDIYALAILDLGLPQRNGLTVLQNWRARGNSLPVIILTARDAWHEKVDGFKAGADDYLAKPFHIEELLARINALILRVNHQPGGILKVGDWLMDEERQQVTLSDNTAIELTGIEFKLLRYFMLHPGKILSKSKLTDQVYDLNSDKDSNVIEVYVNHLRKKLGKDYFETRRGQGYVFNEHAR
- a CDS encoding heavy metal translocating P-type ATPase — encoded protein: MTKPPQSTSKSKSENIIAVLSLLGISVFLLIHYVFDSGHEIYTLSLHTSLASALANVYEGQFIYQISLGELPLMSVLILGGVPLLYQLSVKLFEGNFGADLLAGISIVTAVLLDEYLAGSLVVLMLSGGAVLESYAVKKASSVLEALANRMPSIAHRKSNDKLIDIGTEQVIIGDTLLILPHEICPVDGTVLEGSSAMDESYLTGEPYMMSKICGSQVLSGAINGDSALTIRADKLAVDSRYAKIMEVMHSSEQHRPKLRRLGDQLGALYTPLAVAIAVLAWMASGDVIRFLAVLVIATPCPLLIGIPVTIISSISLAARREIIIKNPAILETIGTCRTAIFDKTGTLTYGRPSLTAIKTSGAYTEQQVLSLIASLEVYSKHPLSSAIVKAAKKSALTLLSVVNIKELPGEGLKGTVEGKLIQITSRKNFLAKQPEALAALPSLSGGLECIVLINDTYAATLQFRDEVRSDSSSFISHLQPNHLFEKVMLVSGDRESEVHFLAEQVGIKHVYFSQGPEQKLELVRAETKNAKTVFLGDGINDAPALTAATIGIAFGQNSDITGESADAVIMNSSLLKVDELFHIGARMRSIALQSAVGGMALSVIGMVFAGLGYLSPVAGAVTQEVIDVFAVLNALRAAIPPKSLSDF